The following proteins come from a genomic window of Mycolicibacterium rufum:
- a CDS encoding NAD(P)H-dependent flavin oxidoreductase: protein MTLRTKFTETFGVEHPIAQGGMQWVGRAELVAAVANAGALGFLTALTQPTPADLANEIAKTRDLTDKPFGVNLTILPAINPPPYDEYRQVIVDAGITIVETAGSNPAPHLPMFHDHGIKVLHKCTSVRHAVKAQSLGVDGISIDGFECAGHPGEDDIPGLVLIPAAADKIEIPMIASGGFADARGLVAALALGADGINMGSRFMCTVESCIHDNVKQAIVDGDERGTELIFRSLHNTARVASNAVSREVVQILRDGGKFSDVKDLVAGVRGRRVFDDGDIDAGIWTVGTAMGLINDVPTVGDLVSRIVTEAEDLISGRLAAMVAEKSAV, encoded by the coding sequence ATGACGTTGAGGACGAAGTTCACCGAGACGTTCGGTGTCGAGCATCCGATCGCCCAGGGTGGCATGCAGTGGGTGGGCCGCGCAGAACTCGTTGCGGCCGTGGCGAATGCGGGCGCGCTGGGCTTCCTCACCGCGCTGACGCAGCCGACGCCTGCGGATCTGGCCAACGAGATCGCCAAGACGCGCGACCTGACCGACAAGCCGTTCGGGGTGAACCTGACGATCCTGCCGGCGATCAACCCGCCGCCGTATGACGAGTACCGGCAGGTGATCGTCGACGCCGGCATCACGATCGTCGAGACGGCGGGGTCCAATCCGGCGCCGCACCTGCCGATGTTTCACGACCACGGCATCAAGGTGCTGCACAAGTGCACCTCGGTACGGCACGCGGTCAAGGCGCAGAGCCTCGGTGTCGACGGCATCAGCATCGACGGCTTCGAGTGCGCCGGGCACCCGGGCGAGGATGACATCCCCGGCCTGGTGCTCATCCCGGCGGCGGCCGACAAGATCGAGATCCCGATGATCGCCTCGGGCGGCTTCGCCGACGCTCGCGGCCTGGTGGCCGCGCTCGCGCTGGGCGCCGACGGCATCAACATGGGGTCGCGGTTCATGTGCACGGTCGAGTCCTGCATCCACGACAACGTCAAGCAGGCGATCGTGGACGGTGACGAACGGGGCACGGAGCTGATCTTCCGCAGCCTGCACAACACAGCGCGGGTCGCGTCGAACGCGGTGTCGCGTGAGGTGGTGCAGATTCTGCGCGACGGCGGTAAGTTCTCCGACGTCAAGGATCTGGTGGCGGGCGTGCGCGGGCGGCGGGTCTTCGACGACGGCGACATCGACGCCGGAATCTGGACGGTGGGAACGGCGATGGGCCTGATCAACGATGTTCCGACGGTGGGCGACCTGGTGTCGCGCATCGTGACCGAGGCCGAGGACCTGATCAGCGGCCGGTTGGCCGCGATGGTCGCGGAGAAGTCAGCGGTGTAG
- a CDS encoding NAD(P)H-binding protein, which yields MGSVRTLVTGATGYIGSRLVTALLADGHDVVAASRDPGRLADFGWYDRVSTVALDAQDDTSARQAFDEAGPVDVVYYLVHGIGQPDFREADNRAAANVAAAAKAAGVRRIVYLGGFVPESPDGGPLSEHLTSRAEVAHALQIDGGPDVVWLGAAIVLGAGSTSFEMLRYVGDRFLVLPMPEWSANPIDPISIRDVLYYLVAAADESVPPGSYDIRGPETTTYGDLLRTYARIAGIWRAPVPVYGIDTGLVSKVTGVVLPVPGGLAADLVESLDFPMMATNDGLDGVVPEPPGGRTSVEDAIRAAVSSPRRKPVDRLADPHDLADTDPDWAGGDALRLRQLACTVTPHAVQPVLGLLGLVPGPVAAAVRTGLDHVIGLVPKGSPA from the coding sequence GTGGGTAGCGTGCGGACACTGGTCACCGGCGCGACGGGGTACATCGGCTCCCGTCTCGTCACGGCTCTGCTGGCGGACGGCCACGACGTCGTCGCCGCCAGCCGCGACCCCGGCAGGCTGGCCGACTTCGGGTGGTACGACCGGGTTTCGACCGTCGCGCTCGACGCGCAGGACGACACCTCGGCCCGTCAGGCCTTCGACGAGGCAGGACCCGTCGACGTCGTCTACTACCTGGTGCACGGTATCGGCCAGCCCGATTTCCGGGAGGCCGACAACCGGGCAGCCGCGAACGTGGCGGCCGCGGCGAAGGCCGCGGGCGTGCGCCGCATCGTCTACCTCGGCGGCTTCGTCCCCGAGAGTCCCGACGGCGGTCCGCTGTCGGAGCACCTGACCAGCCGCGCCGAGGTCGCCCATGCGCTGCAGATCGACGGCGGACCCGACGTCGTGTGGCTGGGTGCGGCGATCGTGCTGGGCGCCGGCTCCACGTCGTTCGAGATGCTGCGCTACGTCGGCGACCGGTTCCTGGTGCTGCCGATGCCGGAGTGGTCGGCCAACCCGATCGACCCGATCTCGATCCGCGACGTGCTCTACTACCTCGTCGCCGCGGCCGACGAGTCGGTGCCGCCTGGCTCCTACGACATCCGCGGACCCGAGACCACCACCTACGGCGACCTGTTGCGCACCTACGCCCGCATCGCCGGGATCTGGCGCGCCCCGGTTCCGGTCTACGGCATCGACACCGGCCTGGTCTCGAAGGTGACCGGTGTGGTGCTGCCCGTGCCGGGCGGCCTGGCCGCCGACCTGGTGGAGTCCCTCGACTTTCCGATGATGGCGACCAACGACGGACTGGACGGTGTGGTGCCCGAACCGCCGGGGGGACGCACGTCCGTCGAGGACGCCATCCGCGCGGCGGTGTCGAGCCCGCGGCGCAAGCCCGTCGACAGGCTGGCCGATCCGCACGATCTCGCCGACACCGACCCCGACTGGGCGGGCGGGGATGCGCTGCGACTGCGCCAGCTCGCCTGCACCGTCACCCCGCACGCCGTGCAGCCGGTCCTGGGCCTGCTCGGTCTGGTGCCGGGACCCGTTGCCGCTGCCGTCCGCACCGGACTGGATCATGTGATCGGACTGGTGCCGAAGGGGAGTCCTGCGTGA
- a CDS encoding fasciclin domain-containing protein, translating to MKTRTSKGIGIAASAAAIALSVPLAVNAYAEPATPTTTVTAEIPDPQGPQCDPFKKAVPNWKSLANVPVSKVLASIPDISSFNAAVSGQLNPAVNIDPVLDNGPFVVFAPTNEAFAELPPEQQEVLRTDPAALTSLAYYHVFLGLLGPDDVKGQRPTQEGTEIEVTGSGGDIKVNETTKVLCGGIQAQNARIYIIDHVLNPAEAPAPVTPTSTSATATATATSTTEPAPLPAETTAAPAAEAPIG from the coding sequence GTGAAGACCCGCACCAGCAAGGGCATCGGTATTGCAGCGAGTGCCGCCGCGATCGCCCTGTCGGTTCCGCTGGCCGTCAACGCCTACGCCGAGCCGGCCACGCCCACGACCACCGTGACGGCCGAGATCCCCGACCCGCAGGGTCCGCAGTGCGATCCGTTCAAGAAAGCGGTGCCGAACTGGAAGAGCCTGGCGAATGTGCCCGTCAGCAAGGTGCTGGCCAGCATCCCGGACATCAGCTCGTTCAACGCGGCGGTCTCGGGCCAGCTGAATCCCGCCGTCAACATCGACCCGGTGCTCGACAACGGGCCGTTCGTCGTGTTCGCCCCGACCAATGAGGCGTTCGCCGAGCTGCCGCCCGAGCAGCAGGAAGTCCTTCGCACCGACCCGGCCGCGCTGACCAGCCTGGCGTACTACCACGTGTTCCTCGGCCTGCTCGGCCCGGACGACGTGAAGGGTCAGCGGCCCACCCAGGAGGGCACCGAGATCGAGGTGACCGGCTCCGGCGGTGACATCAAGGTCAACGAGACCACCAAGGTGCTCTGCGGCGGTATCCAGGCCCAGAACGCGCGGATCTACATCATCGATCACGTGCTGAACCCGGCCGAGGCCCCGGCGCCCGTGACCCCGACGTCGACCAGCGCGACGGCGACCGCGACGGCGACGAGCACCACCGAGCCCGCGCCGCTGCCGGCCGAGACGACGGCCGCGCCGGCCGCCGAAGCCCCGATCGGCTAG
- a CDS encoding DoxX family protein codes for MAVGLLILRLGIGAAVLQAGLIKAFDFPATVGFMTEAGWRLPTLAAAMVTGAETLGAVALLLGALTPLGACAVLSAMLCAWAVNVSATAFWSEPFNVPFLLGVGAAALLFTGPGRYAVDTRLGDRLRWSPRLKVALLVLAVVAAVVTWVALYGVNPIHLTPPPAADPTQR; via the coding sequence ATGGCGGTCGGCCTGCTGATCCTGCGCCTCGGCATCGGCGCCGCGGTCCTGCAGGCGGGCCTGATCAAAGCGTTCGATTTCCCGGCGACGGTCGGGTTCATGACCGAGGCCGGATGGCGGCTGCCCACGCTGGCGGCCGCGATGGTCACCGGCGCCGAGACACTCGGTGCCGTCGCGCTCCTGCTCGGCGCCCTCACCCCGTTGGGCGCCTGCGCGGTTCTCAGCGCCATGCTGTGCGCGTGGGCGGTGAACGTCTCGGCGACGGCGTTCTGGTCCGAGCCGTTCAACGTCCCGTTCCTGTTGGGTGTCGGAGCGGCGGCTCTGCTGTTCACCGGTCCGGGCCGCTACGCGGTCGACACCCGCCTCGGCGACCGTCTGCGCTGGTCACCACGGTTGAAGGTGGCGCTGTTGGTGCTGGCGGTGGTCGCAGCCGTCGTCACCTGGGTGGCGCTCTACGGCGTGAACCCGATCCACCTCACGCCCCCGCCCGCGGCCGACCCTACCCAGCGGTAA
- the tet(V) gene encoding tetracycline efflux MFS transporter Tet(V): MEQPVADPGWRVLAPFRFREYRLLIAAVSLSIFAEGMWAVVMTLQVIALDDDPTSLSLVATCLGVGLVAFVLVGGLAADRLPQRAIIIVVEAVNTAVVTTVAVLGFVGTLQIWHLAVAAGALGVAAAFFFPAYSALLPRILPAEQLLAANGVEGVVRPVFQRAAGPAIAGLLVAATFPAVGAVAVAVLFAIGLVLLLATRPAAKPSAVHQHSHLLRDLRDGVSFVWRTPWLLWTLLFASIFVLVVLGPIEVLLPFVVADRFADGERTYGFVLAFFGVGSALGALAVSSRRLPRRYLSVMMVMWGVGSIPLAVVGVTSSFPVMALATFVIGVTDGAGMVIWGTLLQRRVPPQMLGRVSSLDFFVSLAFMPVSFAIVGPLSKVVSMQTIFLAAGLVPVLLAVVAVWAAGMRRDEVAHPLR; this comes from the coding sequence ATCGAGCAGCCGGTGGCAGACCCCGGCTGGCGTGTGCTCGCGCCCTTCAGGTTCCGCGAGTACCGCCTGTTGATCGCCGCGGTGTCCCTGTCCATCTTCGCCGAGGGCATGTGGGCCGTGGTGATGACGCTGCAGGTCATCGCCCTCGACGACGACCCCACGTCGCTGTCGCTGGTCGCCACCTGCCTGGGCGTCGGCCTGGTGGCCTTCGTGCTGGTGGGTGGCCTGGCCGCCGACCGTCTGCCGCAGCGGGCCATCATCATCGTCGTCGAGGCCGTCAACACCGCGGTGGTGACCACAGTCGCGGTGCTGGGTTTCGTTGGCACGCTGCAGATCTGGCATCTGGCGGTGGCAGCGGGCGCGCTGGGTGTCGCGGCGGCGTTCTTCTTCCCGGCCTACAGCGCGCTGCTGCCCCGGATCCTGCCGGCCGAGCAGTTGCTGGCGGCCAACGGGGTCGAGGGCGTGGTGCGGCCGGTGTTCCAGCGCGCCGCGGGGCCCGCGATCGCCGGCCTGCTGGTCGCGGCGACGTTCCCGGCCGTGGGCGCGGTCGCGGTGGCCGTGCTGTTCGCGATCGGCCTGGTCCTGTTACTGGCCACCCGACCCGCCGCGAAACCCTCTGCAGTGCACCAACACTCACATCTGCTGCGCGATCTGCGCGACGGTGTCTCCTTCGTGTGGCGCACACCCTGGCTGCTGTGGACGCTGTTGTTCGCGAGCATCTTCGTGCTGGTGGTCCTGGGCCCGATCGAGGTGCTGCTGCCGTTCGTCGTCGCCGACCGGTTCGCCGACGGAGAGCGCACGTACGGATTCGTCCTGGCGTTCTTCGGCGTCGGCAGCGCGCTCGGCGCGCTGGCGGTCTCGTCGCGGCGGCTGCCGCGCCGGTACCTCAGCGTCATGATGGTGATGTGGGGCGTCGGGTCGATCCCGCTGGCGGTCGTCGGCGTGACCTCGTCGTTCCCGGTGATGGCGTTGGCCACGTTCGTCATCGGTGTCACCGACGGGGCCGGCATGGTCATCTGGGGCACGCTGCTGCAGCGGCGGGTGCCGCCACAGATGCTGGGCCGGGTGTCGAGCCTGGACTTCTTCGTGTCCCTGGCGTTCATGCCGGTCTCGTTCGCCATCGTGGGTCCGCTGTCGAAAGTCGTGTCGATGCAGACGATCTTCCTCGCCGCGGGGCTCGTCCCGGTGCTGCTGGCCGTGGTCGCCGTGTGGGCGGCAGGCATGCGGCGCGACGAGGTCGCGCACCCGCTGCGCTAG
- a CDS encoding enoyl-CoA hydratase yields MTTTESYTGIDDLRVTLDGGVLTVTLHRPDSLNSLTAPMLRTLAETLERAAQDSRVRVVRIGGAGRGFSSGAGISESDHANPGAAGTPAEVLDAANRCIRAIVALPQPAVAVVHGAAAGVGASIALACDVVLASEKAFFMLAFTKIGLMPDGGASALIAAAVGRIRAMRMALLAERIPAAEAFTWGLVSAVYPADDFDAEVDAVIARLVGGPAVALRKTKDAINAATLTELEGALEREKVGQLMLLDANDFREGTRAFQQRRAATFTDT; encoded by the coding sequence ATGACGACGACGGAGTCCTACACCGGCATCGACGACCTCCGGGTGACCCTCGACGGCGGCGTGCTGACGGTGACGCTGCACCGTCCCGACAGCCTGAACTCCTTGACCGCGCCGATGCTGCGCACGCTCGCCGAGACGCTGGAGCGGGCCGCACAGGATTCGCGGGTCCGGGTGGTGCGGATCGGCGGGGCGGGCCGGGGCTTCTCGTCGGGGGCCGGCATCAGCGAGTCCGACCACGCGAACCCCGGGGCGGCAGGCACGCCGGCCGAGGTGCTCGACGCAGCGAACCGGTGCATCCGCGCGATCGTGGCCCTGCCTCAGCCCGCGGTGGCGGTGGTGCACGGCGCCGCGGCCGGCGTCGGGGCATCCATCGCGCTGGCCTGCGATGTCGTGTTGGCCTCGGAGAAGGCGTTTTTCATGCTCGCCTTCACCAAGATCGGGCTGATGCCCGACGGCGGCGCCTCGGCGCTGATCGCCGCCGCGGTGGGTCGTATCCGGGCGATGCGGATGGCGCTGCTGGCCGAGCGCATCCCGGCCGCCGAGGCGTTCACCTGGGGGCTGGTCAGCGCGGTGTATCCGGCCGACGACTTCGACGCCGAGGTGGACGCGGTGATCGCGAGACTGGTCGGCGGACCGGCCGTCGCGCTGCGCAAGACCAAGGACGCCATCAACGCCGCGACGCTGACCGAACTCGAGGGTGCGCTCGAGCGCGAGAAGGTCGGTCAGCTGATGTTGTTGGACGCGAACGATTTCCGTGAGGGCACCCGCGCCTTCCAGCAACGCCGCGCCGCCACCTTCACCGACACCTGA
- a CDS encoding 3-hydroxyacyl-CoA dehydrogenase — translation MEIKDAVAVVTGGASGLGLATTKRLLDRGASVVVIDLKGAEAVAELGPRAKFVEANVTDPEQVTAALDAAEEMGPVRIDVNCAGIGNAIKTLGKEGPFPLDGFRKVVEVNLIGTFNVIRLAAERIAKTQPVDGERGVIINTASVAAFDGQIGQAAYSASKGGVVGMTLPIARDLSRELIRVVTIAPGLFKTPLLGSLPEEAQASLGKQVPHPARLGDPDEYGALAVHIVENPMLNGETIRLDGAIRMAPR, via the coding sequence GTGGAGATCAAAGACGCCGTAGCAGTCGTCACCGGAGGCGCGTCGGGGCTGGGTCTGGCGACGACGAAGCGCCTGCTCGACCGGGGTGCGTCGGTCGTGGTGATCGATCTGAAGGGCGCCGAGGCGGTCGCCGAACTGGGGCCGCGGGCGAAGTTCGTCGAGGCCAATGTCACCGATCCCGAGCAGGTCACCGCGGCGCTGGACGCGGCCGAGGAGATGGGCCCGGTGCGCATCGACGTCAACTGTGCCGGCATCGGCAACGCGATCAAGACGCTCGGCAAGGAGGGCCCTTTCCCGCTCGACGGGTTCCGGAAGGTGGTGGAGGTCAACCTGATCGGCACGTTCAACGTGATCCGACTCGCCGCAGAACGCATCGCCAAGACCCAACCGGTCGACGGTGAGCGCGGCGTCATCATCAACACCGCGTCGGTGGCCGCGTTCGACGGGCAGATCGGGCAGGCCGCGTACTCGGCGTCCAAGGGTGGCGTGGTCGGCATGACGTTGCCGATTGCCCGTGACCTGTCGCGCGAGTTGATCCGCGTGGTCACGATCGCGCCGGGTCTGTTCAAGACCCCGCTGCTGGGTTCGCTGCCCGAGGAGGCGCAGGCCTCGCTGGGCAAGCAGGTGCCGCACCCGGCCCGCCTCGGCGATCCGGATGAGTACGGCGCGCTGGCCGTGCACATCGTGGAGAACCCGATGCTCAACGGGGAGACGATCCGCCTCGATGGCGCCATCCGGATGGCTCCGCGATGA
- a CDS encoding CaiB/BaiF CoA transferase family protein, giving the protein MAGPLQGLRVVELAGIGPGPHAAMILGDLGADVVRVERPGKGGGAPSRDYLLRNRRSVAANLKDPDDQKMVLGLIAKADVLIEGFRPGVTERLGLGPQDCAAVNERLIYARMTGWGQDGPRAQQAGHDINYISLNGTLHAIGRAGERPVPPLNLVGDFGGGSMFLLVGVLSALWERERSGKGQVVDAAMVDGSSVLSTMMWAFRGMGMWSDERGVNMLDTGAPYYDTYTCADGRHVAVGAIEPQFYAEMLAGLGLADADLPDQNDMSRWPELRARLTEAFAAHDRDHWAKVFAGTDACVTPVLSFAEVESEPHNTERDTFYRENGYLYPAPAPRFSRSAPATPAAPGVPGADTEAVLKDWV; this is encoded by the coding sequence ATGGCTGGACCTCTGCAGGGATTGCGCGTCGTGGAACTGGCCGGCATCGGCCCGGGCCCGCACGCCGCGATGATCCTGGGCGACCTCGGCGCCGACGTCGTGCGCGTCGAGCGTCCCGGCAAGGGAGGCGGTGCGCCGAGCCGGGATTACCTGCTGCGCAACCGGCGTTCGGTGGCGGCGAACCTCAAGGACCCCGACGACCAGAAGATGGTGCTCGGGCTGATCGCCAAGGCCGACGTGCTGATCGAGGGCTTCCGGCCGGGTGTCACCGAGCGTCTGGGGCTCGGCCCGCAGGACTGCGCGGCGGTCAACGAGCGGTTGATCTACGCGCGGATGACCGGCTGGGGCCAGGACGGTCCGCGCGCCCAGCAGGCCGGTCACGACATCAACTACATCTCCCTCAACGGCACGCTGCACGCGATCGGTCGGGCCGGCGAGCGGCCGGTGCCCCCGCTCAACCTCGTCGGCGACTTCGGCGGCGGATCGATGTTCCTGCTGGTCGGAGTGCTCTCCGCGCTGTGGGAGCGGGAACGTTCCGGCAAAGGTCAGGTGGTCGACGCCGCGATGGTCGACGGCAGCAGTGTGCTCTCGACGATGATGTGGGCGTTTCGCGGCATGGGCATGTGGAGCGACGAGCGCGGCGTGAACATGCTCGACACCGGGGCGCCGTACTACGACACCTACACCTGCGCCGACGGCCGCCACGTCGCGGTCGGCGCGATCGAGCCGCAGTTCTACGCCGAGATGCTCGCGGGTCTGGGGCTGGCCGACGCCGACCTGCCCGACCAGAACGACATGAGCCGCTGGCCTGAGCTGCGGGCGCGGCTGACGGAGGCGTTCGCCGCCCACGACCGCGACCACTGGGCGAAGGTGTTCGCCGGCACCGACGCGTGCGTGACCCCGGTGCTCTCCTTCGCCGAGGTGGAGTCCGAACCGCACAACACCGAGCGCGACACCTTCTACCGCGAGAACGGCTACCTGTATCCGGCGCCCGCCCCGCGGTTTTCGCGCAGCGCGCCGGCCACCCCCGCGGCACCCGGGGTGCCGGGCGCCGACACCGAAGCCGTTCTGAAGGACTGGGTTTAA
- a CDS encoding CPBP family intramembrane glutamic endopeptidase, with protein sequence MSGEIKQIARTKAPAFNEPPSMITRRKFVVAVFLLIGAALLGYSLSRPPGDSSFVWLTLALAAVWAIGAFLSGPLHFGHVSFRGRNQRPVITGTGVGLGLGAVFVLGALVARQIPPVRDYITSVLEYVNTGPLWLIVFITVINGLAEEMFFRGALYTALWKYKPVVVTTVLYVLATAATTGNPMLGFAAIILGTVCALERRATGGVLAPMLTHFFWGLVMVLALPPMFGV encoded by the coding sequence CTGTCGGGCGAGATCAAGCAGATCGCGCGCACCAAGGCACCGGCGTTCAACGAACCGCCCTCGATGATCACCCGGCGCAAGTTCGTCGTCGCGGTGTTCCTGTTGATCGGCGCCGCGCTGCTCGGATACTCGCTGAGCCGCCCGCCCGGCGACAGCTCCTTCGTGTGGCTCACGCTCGCGCTGGCCGCGGTGTGGGCCATCGGCGCGTTCCTGTCCGGGCCGTTGCACTTCGGTCACGTCAGCTTCCGAGGCCGCAACCAGCGGCCCGTCATCACCGGGACCGGGGTCGGGCTGGGGCTGGGCGCGGTGTTCGTGCTCGGCGCGCTGGTGGCCCGGCAGATTCCGCCGGTGCGCGACTACATCACCAGCGTGCTCGAGTACGTGAACACCGGGCCGCTGTGGCTGATCGTGTTCATCACCGTGATCAACGGACTGGCCGAGGAGATGTTCTTCCGCGGCGCCCTCTACACCGCGCTGTGGAAGTACAAGCCGGTCGTGGTGACGACGGTGCTGTACGTGCTCGCGACCGCCGCCACCACCGGCAACCCGATGCTCGGCTTCGCTGCGATCATCCTCGGCACCGTGTGCGCCCTGGAGCGCCGCGCCACCGGGGGAGTGCTCGCGCCCATGCTGACCCACTTCTTCTGGGGTCTGGTCATGGTGCTCGCACTGCCCCCGATGTTCGGCGTCTGA
- a CDS encoding gamma carbonic anhydrase family protein, with translation MPEPLILPLAGHAPQLDAGSWVAPNATLIGRVVLAESVSVWYGATLRAEAETIDIGPGSNIQDGVTVHVDPGFPVRVGAGVTVGHNAVLHGCTIGDDCLIGMGAVILNGATIGAGSLIAAGAVVSQGAVIPPGHMVAGVPAKVRRELSDAEKDGIRTNALLYQELVKLHRDAGSDGVNVGDGF, from the coding sequence ATGCCGGAGCCCCTGATTCTTCCCCTCGCCGGACACGCGCCGCAGCTCGACGCCGGGAGTTGGGTCGCGCCCAACGCGACCCTGATCGGCCGGGTGGTGCTCGCCGAGTCGGTCAGCGTCTGGTACGGCGCGACGCTGCGCGCCGAGGCGGAGACCATCGACATCGGGCCCGGCAGCAACATCCAGGACGGGGTGACCGTGCACGTCGACCCCGGCTTCCCGGTACGCGTCGGCGCCGGTGTCACCGTGGGCCACAACGCCGTGCTGCACGGGTGCACCATCGGCGACGACTGCCTGATCGGGATGGGCGCGGTGATCCTCAACGGCGCCACCATCGGCGCCGGATCGCTGATCGCCGCCGGAGCCGTGGTCTCGCAGGGGGCGGTGATCCCGCCCGGACACATGGTCGCCGGGGTGCCCGCCAAGGTGCGCCGCGAACTGAGCGACGCCGAGAAGGACGGCATCCGCACCAACGCGTTGCTGTACCAGGAGCTGGTCAAGCTCCATCGGGACGCGGGCAGTGACGGAGTCAACGTCGGCGACGGGTTCTGA
- a CDS encoding SDR family NAD(P)-dependent oxidoreductase, with translation MTATSTPTALDIVKGVDLTGKTIVITGASSGLGRESARALASTGARVILAARNTAALAGTEAWVREQVPGALLAAVHLDLTSLESVASAAAEISELTPAVHVLMNNAGVMFTPPQRTTEGFEIQFGTNHLGHFELTRLMFPALVAADGARVVALSSEGHRLSDVDLDDPNWERRDYDKFAAYGASKTANVLHAVELDRRLRDSGVRAYAVHPGVVATSLARYMDEDDFTALAQRGRSKLAFTTPEYGAATQVWAAVSDDVADLGGMYLSDCGVRDAAPYAVDEARALTLWDLSERLCSSAATLRSTR, from the coding sequence GTGACAGCGACGTCAACCCCCACGGCCCTCGACATCGTCAAGGGCGTCGACCTGACCGGCAAGACCATCGTGATCACCGGCGCCTCGTCCGGGCTGGGCCGCGAATCGGCCCGCGCACTGGCGAGCACCGGAGCGCGGGTCATCCTCGCGGCCCGCAACACGGCCGCGCTGGCCGGCACCGAGGCGTGGGTGCGCGAGCAGGTGCCCGGCGCGCTGCTGGCCGCCGTGCACCTGGACCTCACCTCGCTGGAGTCGGTGGCCTCGGCCGCGGCCGAGATCAGCGAACTCACCCCCGCGGTGCACGTGCTGATGAACAACGCCGGGGTGATGTTCACCCCACCTCAGCGCACCACTGAGGGCTTCGAAATCCAGTTCGGCACAAACCATCTGGGCCATTTCGAGCTGACCCGACTGATGTTCCCCGCGCTGGTGGCGGCCGACGGCGCGCGGGTGGTCGCGCTGTCCTCGGAGGGGCACCGGCTCAGCGACGTCGACCTCGACGACCCGAACTGGGAGCGACGGGACTACGACAAGTTCGCTGCATACGGCGCGTCGAAGACGGCCAACGTGCTGCACGCCGTCGAGCTGGACCGCCGGCTGCGCGACAGTGGCGTGCGCGCCTATGCGGTGCACCCCGGAGTGGTCGCGACGTCGCTGGCCCGCTACATGGACGAGGACGACTTCACCGCGCTGGCGCAGCGCGGCCGCAGCAAGCTGGCGTTCACCACGCCCGAATACGGCGCCGCGACGCAGGTGTGGGCGGCGGTCAGCGACGACGTCGCCGACCTCGGCGGCATGTACCTGTCCGACTGCGGGGTCCGTGACGCGGCCCCGTACGCGGTCGACGAGGCCCGCGCGCTGACGCTGTGGGACCTCTCCGAACGTCTCTGCTCGAGCGCGGCGACACTACGCTCGACGAGGTGA